One Pseudomonas sp. FP1742 genomic window carries:
- a CDS encoding HopJ type III effector protein gives MSDLNTLRASLKSGEHAFADTLAFIAAGYDYQPQAFNNGGVESAAGQNEGSCKTLGLALLEGLSDEEALLAFGEHYRSVLATPEGSDHGNIRALIAHGLAGVKFAQQPLTRR, from the coding sequence ATGAGTGATCTGAACACCCTGCGCGCCAGTCTCAAGAGCGGCGAACACGCATTCGCCGATACCCTGGCATTCATCGCAGCCGGCTACGACTATCAGCCTCAGGCCTTCAATAACGGTGGCGTGGAAAGCGCGGCCGGACAGAACGAAGGTTCATGCAAGACTCTGGGGCTGGCGCTGCTGGAAGGCTTGAGCGATGAAGAAGCGTTGTTGGCGTTTGGCGAACATTATCGTTCGGTGCTGGCCACGCCCGAAGGCAGCGACCACGGCAATATCCGCGCGTTGATCGCCCATGGCTTGGCGGGTGTGAAATTCGCTCAACAGCCGCTGACTCGTCGCTGA
- a CDS encoding DUF1244 domain-containing protein — protein MNDQQRLELEAAAFRRLVAHLDSRKDVQNIDLMNLSGFCRNCLSKWYKAAADERQIDVSLDEAREVVYGMPYAEWKAQYQKEASADQQAAFAKGKPNE, from the coding sequence ATGAACGATCAACAACGCCTGGAACTTGAAGCCGCCGCCTTTCGCCGGCTGGTTGCCCACCTGGACAGCCGCAAGGACGTGCAGAACATCGACCTGATGAACCTCTCGGGTTTCTGCCGCAACTGCCTGTCCAAGTGGTACAAGGCCGCTGCCGACGAACGCCAGATCGACGTCAGCCTCGACGAAGCCCGCGAAGTGGTTTACGGCATGCCGTACGCCGAGTGGAAAGCCCAATACCAGAAAGAAGCCAGCGCCGACCAACAAGCGGCGTTCGCCAAAGGAAAACCCAATGAGTGA
- the folX gene encoding dihydroneopterin triphosphate 2'-epimerase yields the protein MPQLQPGMARIRVKDLCLRTFIGINEDEILNKQDVLINLTILYAAQDAVRDNDIDHALNYRTITKAIIAHVEGNRFALLERLTQELLDLVMANESVLYAEVEVDKPHALRFAESVSITLAASR from the coding sequence ATGCCACAACTTCAACCAGGAATGGCACGCATCCGGGTCAAGGACCTGTGTTTGCGCACTTTCATCGGGATCAACGAGGACGAAATCCTCAACAAGCAGGATGTGCTGATCAACCTGACCATCCTGTACGCCGCCCAGGACGCCGTGCGTGACAACGACATCGATCACGCGTTGAACTACCGCACCATCACCAAGGCGATCATCGCCCACGTGGAAGGCAATCGCTTTGCCCTGCTCGAGCGCCTGACCCAGGAGTTGCTGGACCTGGTCATGGCCAACGAGTCGGTGCTGTACGCCGAAGTCGAAGTCGACAAGCCCCACGCCCTGCGCTTCGCCGAGTCGGTGTCGATTACCCTGGCCGCGAGCCGCTGA
- the folE gene encoding GTP cyclohydrolase I FolE — protein MTLSLPQNALSRSYREILIGLGENPDREGLQDTPLRAAKAMQYLCHGYEQSVEEIVNGALFASDNDEMIIVDNIELYSLCEHHMLPFIGKAHVAYIPTGKVLGLSKIARLVDMFARRLQIQENLTRQIAEAVQQVTDAAGVAVVIEAQHMCMMMRGVEKQNSTMNTSVMLGAFRESSNTRQEFLQLIGRSK, from the coding sequence ATGACGTTATCCCTGCCCCAGAACGCCCTTTCCCGGAGCTATCGCGAGATACTGATCGGGCTCGGTGAAAACCCCGACCGCGAAGGACTGCAAGACACTCCGTTGCGCGCCGCCAAGGCCATGCAATACCTGTGTCATGGTTACGAACAAAGTGTGGAAGAGATCGTCAACGGCGCACTGTTTGCCTCCGACAACGATGAAATGATCATTGTCGACAACATCGAGCTGTACTCACTGTGTGAACATCACATGCTGCCCTTCATCGGCAAGGCGCATGTGGCTTATATTCCAACGGGCAAGGTGTTGGGCCTGTCGAAGATTGCACGGCTTGTGGATATGTTCGCCCGCCGCCTGCAAATCCAGGAAAACCTCACCCGGCAAATCGCCGAGGCCGTGCAGCAAGTGACCGACGCCGCCGGTGTCGCGGTGGTCATCGAAGCCCAGCACATGTGCATGATGATGCGCGGCGTCGAGAAACAGAATTCGACCATGAACACCTCGGTGATGCTCGGCGCCTTCCGCGAGTCGAGCAACACCCGCCAGGAGTTCCTGCAATTGATTGGACGGAGCAAGTAG
- the folM gene encoding dihydromonapterin reductase, giving the protein MTSSAAPILITGAGQRVGLHCAQRLLEDGHPVIFSYRSERPGVKILRDLGATALFADFSSEAGILAFIGELKNHTDNLRAIVHNASEWLAETPGAEAEAFTRMFSVHMLAPYLINLHCADLLKRSSPADIIHISDDVTRKGSSKHIGYCASKAGLDSLTLSFAAKYAPDIKVNGIAPALLLFNPDDDAAYRARVLAKSALGIEPGSEVIYQSLRYLLDNPYVTGTTLTVNGGRHVK; this is encoded by the coding sequence ATGACCTCTTCCGCAGCCCCCATCCTCATCACCGGTGCCGGCCAGCGTGTCGGCCTGCACTGTGCGCAGCGTTTGCTCGAAGACGGCCATCCGGTCATTTTCAGCTACCGCAGCGAACGCCCCGGCGTAAAGATACTGCGCGACCTGGGAGCGACAGCGTTGTTCGCGGATTTTTCCAGTGAGGCCGGAATTCTCGCGTTCATCGGCGAACTGAAGAACCACACCGACAACTTGCGGGCGATTGTCCATAATGCCTCCGAATGGCTGGCCGAAACCCCAGGTGCCGAAGCCGAAGCCTTCACCCGCATGTTCAGCGTGCACATGCTGGCGCCCTATCTGATCAACCTGCACTGTGCCGACTTGCTCAAACGCTCAAGCCCCGCCGATATCATCCACATCAGCGATGACGTGACTCGCAAGGGCAGCAGCAAGCACATCGGCTACTGCGCCAGCAAAGCCGGGCTCGACAGCCTGACCCTGTCCTTTGCCGCCAAGTACGCGCCAGACATCAAGGTCAACGGTATCGCGCCAGCCCTGCTACTGTTCAATCCCGACGACGACGCGGCGTACCGCGCCAGGGTCCTGGCCAAATCCGCACTGGGCATCGAGCCCGGCAGCGAAGTGATCTACCAGAGCCTGCGCTATTTGCTCGACAACCCTTATGTCACCGGCACGACCCTGACCGTCAATGGCGGACGGCACGTCAAATAA
- a CDS encoding antibiotic biosynthesis monooxygenase, translating into MSTSPVTLMVARRVADGRYQDLMAWLREGEQLATDFPGYLGSGVLAPPPDDDEFQIIFRFADEQTLHAWEHSASRTAWLGRGSDLFAHPSEHRVSGIDGWFGAVGQRPPRWKQAVAIWLAFFPVSLLFNFVLGPLLADTGLLTRVFVSTLCLTPLMVYFFIPLSTHLLAGWLHTAPQQPLPATPTPQNQ; encoded by the coding sequence ATGTCTACCTCACCCGTCACACTGATGGTTGCACGTCGCGTCGCCGATGGGCGTTATCAAGACCTGATGGCCTGGTTGCGCGAAGGCGAACAACTGGCCACCGACTTCCCCGGTTATCTAGGCTCTGGCGTGCTTGCTCCGCCACCCGACGATGACGAATTCCAGATTATCTTCCGCTTCGCCGACGAGCAGACCCTGCACGCCTGGGAGCATTCCGCATCACGTACCGCCTGGCTGGGACGTGGCAGCGATCTGTTTGCCCATCCTTCGGAGCATCGGGTCAGTGGCATCGATGGCTGGTTCGGTGCGGTCGGTCAACGCCCGCCACGCTGGAAACAGGCTGTTGCGATCTGGCTGGCGTTTTTTCCAGTGTCCCTGCTGTTCAACTTCGTCCTCGGGCCGCTATTGGCTGACACGGGACTGCTGACCCGGGTGTTCGTCAGCACGCTATGCCTGACACCGCTGATGGTCTATTTCTTTATTCCGCTGTCGACCCATCTGTTGGCCGGCTGGCTGCACACCGCACCGCAACAACCGTTGCCCGCAACACCTACCCCCCAAAATCAGTAA
- a CDS encoding MerR family transcriptional regulator has product MPVLTDLAPDLPSSISLNREELFPIREVARLTGVNPVTLRAWERRYGLIQPTRTESGHRLYSLIDIERVRSILGWIERGVAVSKIGKILAKTEPLQVPERIIPDELVQADYGQWQQQVKAAVSVFDEVQLEHVYGQIFSSYPLTVVFQDILIPIWKLLLQRHDAFGQTSEWLFLDGFLRSRVLQRLLLVRVMQPRRVIVCALADQCRELEVLVTALYLSSVDSAIQLLAIGQPFDELILVCEKIKPRALVLISNHAPAAELPRRLNRLAMGLDCQLFLAGDASDLAQESLAGSSVGCLGNEGVLMRQRLKQFLAGNLDT; this is encoded by the coding sequence ATGCCTGTGCTCACCGACCTTGCACCTGATTTGCCCTCCAGCATCTCCCTGAATCGAGAAGAGCTGTTCCCGATTCGTGAGGTCGCGCGCCTGACAGGGGTCAATCCGGTCACGCTCAGAGCCTGGGAGCGACGCTACGGGCTGATACAGCCCACACGCACCGAAAGCGGGCACCGTTTGTATTCGCTGATCGATATCGAGCGTGTCCGCAGCATCCTCGGCTGGATCGAGCGCGGTGTCGCGGTCAGCAAGATTGGCAAGATACTGGCCAAGACCGAACCGCTCCAGGTGCCGGAGCGGATCATTCCCGACGAACTCGTTCAAGCCGACTACGGCCAATGGCAGCAGCAGGTCAAGGCGGCAGTGAGTGTTTTTGACGAAGTTCAACTGGAGCACGTCTACGGTCAGATTTTTTCCAGTTATCCGCTGACGGTTGTGTTCCAGGACATCCTGATTCCGATCTGGAAGCTATTGCTGCAACGCCATGATGCGTTCGGTCAGACCAGCGAGTGGCTTTTTCTGGATGGCTTTCTACGGTCTCGAGTATTGCAACGGCTGCTGCTGGTGCGTGTCATGCAACCGCGACGAGTGATTGTCTGCGCCCTGGCCGATCAATGCCGTGAACTCGAAGTGCTGGTCACGGCGCTGTATCTGAGCAGCGTCGATTCGGCTATTCAGTTGTTGGCGATCGGTCAGCCCTTCGACGAGTTGATCCTGGTCTGTGAGAAGATCAAGCCCAGGGCACTGGTGCTGATTTCCAATCATGCGCCGGCCGCCGAACTGCCTCGACGTTTGAACCGTCTGGCCATGGGGCTGGATTGTCAGCTGTTTCTGGCCGGGGATGCGTCGGACCTGGCGCAAGAGAGCCTGGCCGGGTCGTCGGTGGGGTGCCTTGGAAACGAGGGAGTGTTGATGCGCCAGCGTCTGAAACAGTTCCTGGCGGGAAACCTGGATACCTGA
- a CDS encoding PAS domain-containing protein yields MINASLLQMVINASNDGIVIAEKEGEQDNILIYVNPAFERLTGYTSEEILYQDCRFLQSGDRDQAALELIRQALGSGDSCREILRNYRKDGTPFWNELSLSTVRNPHDGQTYIVGVQKDVTVQVKAQQRVAQLEAQLAEVRAELAALKSTNGSNQSAN; encoded by the coding sequence ATGATCAATGCCTCACTGCTGCAGATGGTGATCAACGCCTCCAACGACGGCATCGTGATTGCCGAAAAGGAAGGCGAGCAGGACAATATCCTGATTTACGTAAACCCCGCATTCGAACGCTTGACGGGTTATACCAGCGAAGAAATCCTCTACCAGGACTGCCGTTTTCTTCAATCCGGAGACCGCGATCAGGCAGCTCTCGAATTGATTCGCCAGGCGTTGGGCAGCGGCGATTCCTGCCGGGAAATTCTCAGGAATTACCGTAAGGACGGCACCCCGTTCTGGAACGAACTGTCGCTTTCCACGGTAAGAAACCCGCACGACGGACAGACCTATATCGTCGGTGTGCAAAAAGACGTCACAGTACAGGTCAAGGCGCAGCAGCGAGTCGCGCAGCTGGAAGCGCAATTGGCCGAGGTACGAGCAGAACTGGCCGCACTCAAATCGACGAACGGCTCAAACCAATCTGCGAATTAA
- a CDS encoding flavodoxin codes for MKVAILSGSVYGTAEEVARHAASILNAAGFETWHNPRATLADVQAFGPEAFLAVTSTTGMGELPDNLQPLYSTIRDLLPAAWRGLPGAVIGLGDSSYGDTFCGGGEQMRELFGELGVREVLPMLRLDASETVTPETDAEPWLADLVSALRG; via the coding sequence ATGAAAGTTGCCATCCTTAGCGGCTCGGTGTACGGCACGGCTGAAGAAGTTGCCCGCCACGCTGCAAGCATTTTAAACGCCGCCGGTTTTGAAACCTGGCACAACCCGCGCGCAACACTCGCCGATGTTCAGGCCTTTGGCCCCGAAGCATTTCTGGCCGTGACCTCGACCACCGGCATGGGCGAGTTGCCGGACAATCTGCAACCGCTGTATTCGACGATCCGCGATCTATTGCCCGCCGCCTGGCGTGGTTTGCCGGGAGCGGTGATCGGGTTGGGCGACTCGAGTTATGGCGATACGTTCTGCGGCGGCGGTGAGCAAATGCGCGAACTGTTCGGCGAGCTGGGTGTGCGCGAAGTCCTGCCGATGCTGCGTCTGGACGCCAGTGAAACCGTGACCCCGGAAACCGACGCCGAGCCTTGGCTGGCGGACCTCGTCAGCGCTCTGCGGGGCTGA
- a CDS encoding class II aldolase/adducin family protein, with the protein MSVAPVQSPHSVKDHVSAAEWQTRVDLAACYRLVALYGWDDLIFTHISAKVPGTEDFLINPFGLMFHEITASSLVKVDQAGNKLMDSPYEINPAGYTIHSAVHEVRHDVVCVLHTHTAAGVAVSAQKQGILPISQQSLFVLSSLAYHAYEGVALNHEEKARLQTDLGENSFLMLHNHGLLTCGGTIADTFLMMFTFQRACEIQVLAQNGGAELIAIEPQILAGAKAMIAGVTKSAQGMGGALAWPALLRKIDKQDPGYKL; encoded by the coding sequence GTGAGCGTAGCCCCCGTCCAATCGCCACACAGTGTCAAAGACCACGTCAGCGCCGCCGAATGGCAAACCCGCGTCGACCTGGCGGCCTGTTATCGTCTGGTCGCCCTGTACGGTTGGGACGATCTGATCTTCACGCATATCTCAGCCAAGGTGCCGGGCACTGAAGACTTCCTGATCAATCCGTTCGGGTTGATGTTCCATGAAATCACTGCGTCGAGCCTGGTCAAGGTCGATCAGGCCGGCAACAAGTTGATGGACAGCCCCTACGAGATCAACCCGGCGGGCTACACCATCCACAGCGCCGTGCATGAAGTCCGGCATGACGTCGTGTGTGTACTGCACACCCATACGGCGGCGGGGGTGGCGGTGTCGGCGCAGAAACAGGGCATCTTGCCGATCAGTCAGCAGTCATTGTTCGTCCTGTCCAGCCTGGCGTATCACGCCTACGAAGGTGTTGCGCTGAACCATGAAGAGAAGGCTCGGCTGCAAACCGACCTTGGTGAAAATAGTTTCCTGATGCTGCACAACCACGGTCTGCTGACCTGTGGCGGCACCATCGCCGATACGTTCCTGATGATGTTTACCTTTCAGCGCGCCTGCGAGATTCAGGTGCTGGCGCAGAACGGTGGCGCGGAGCTGATTGCCATCGAACCGCAGATTCTGGCGGGTGCCAAGGCGATGATCGCCGGTGTTACCAAAAGTGCTCAAGGGATGGGTGGCGCGCTGGCCTGGCCGGCGCTGCTGCGCAAAATCGATAAACAAGACCCGGGTTATAAACTCTAA
- a CDS encoding alpha/beta fold hydrolase, which yields MALAEIPLCVWRKRSQTFVFRGQTIRYWAAGQGEPLLLIHGFPTASWDWHYLWQPLAQRYRVIACDMLGFGDSAKPLNHDYSLLEQADLQQALLAHLNVEQPVHLLAHDYGDSVAQELLARHYEARAHIASCVFLNGGLFPETHRPVLMQKLLLSPLGWMIGLAFSRDALVKSFKQIFGPQTRPSESELDDFWSLVDSNHGQRIMHKLIGYIPQRRLQRERWVSAMQRGEVPLRVIDGEVDPVSGAHMVARYRQLIPAPDTILLPGIGHYPQIEAPAQVLEHYLEFRDRLVLPPLKVACS from the coding sequence ATGGCACTCGCCGAGATCCCGCTGTGTGTCTGGCGTAAACGCAGTCAGACGTTCGTATTCCGCGGTCAGACCATCCGCTATTGGGCTGCGGGGCAGGGCGAGCCGCTGTTGCTGATCCATGGCTTCCCGACCGCCAGTTGGGACTGGCATTACCTGTGGCAACCGCTGGCGCAGCGCTACCGGGTGATCGCCTGCGACATGCTCGGCTTCGGCGATTCGGCCAAGCCGCTGAATCACGACTACAGCCTGCTGGAACAGGCCGATCTGCAACAGGCGTTACTGGCGCACTTGAACGTCGAGCAACCCGTTCACCTGTTGGCACACGATTATGGCGACAGCGTGGCCCAGGAGCTCTTGGCCCGGCACTATGAAGCGCGCGCTCATATCGCCAGTTGCGTGTTCCTCAATGGTGGACTGTTTCCCGAAACCCATCGCCCGGTGTTGATGCAAAAACTCCTGCTCAGCCCCTTGGGCTGGATGATCGGGCTGGCTTTTAGCCGTGACGCTCTGGTGAAGAGTTTCAAGCAGATCTTCGGTCCGCAGACCCGGCCCAGCGAAAGTGAACTGGATGATTTCTGGAGCCTGGTCGACAGTAATCACGGGCAACGGATCATGCACAAACTGATCGGTTACATACCGCAGCGACGGCTCCAGCGTGAGCGTTGGGTCAGCGCCATGCAGCGCGGCGAGGTGCCGCTGCGCGTTATCGATGGTGAGGTCGATCCGGTTTCCGGCGCGCACATGGTGGCGCGGTATCGGCAGCTGATTCCCGCCCCGGATACCATCCTGCTGCCCGGGATCGGCCATTACCCACAGATCGAAGCGCCGGCACAGGTACTTGAGCACTATCTGGAGTTTCGCGACCGGCTGGTTTTACCGCCGCTCAAAGTGGCGTGTTCCTGA
- a CDS encoding SDR family oxidoreductase: protein MNESVRFEDKVVIVTGAGGGLGRAHALLFAKQGARVLVNDLGGSAQGEGANASAADRVVMEIREAGGTAEANHDSVTDGDKLVQHALDTFGRVDVVVNNAGILRDKTFHKMDDSDWDLVYRVHVEGAYKVTRAAWPHMREQNYGRVIFTASTSGIYGNFGQSNYGMAKLGLYGLTRTLAIEGRKNNILVNAIAPTGGTRMTEGLIPPQVFEQLKPELVSPLVVYLASEQCQETSGLFEVGGGWMGKVRWERSLGAGFDPRVGFSPEDVAAHWQQICDFEGAAHPKDNIEALKEMMENLQKYSL, encoded by the coding sequence ATGAATGAGTCTGTGCGCTTCGAAGATAAAGTCGTGATCGTCACCGGTGCGGGCGGCGGCTTGGGGCGAGCGCATGCATTGCTGTTCGCAAAGCAGGGCGCCAGGGTGCTGGTCAATGATCTCGGCGGCTCGGCCCAAGGTGAAGGCGCCAATGCGTCGGCAGCCGATCGAGTGGTGATGGAGATTCGCGAAGCGGGCGGCACCGCCGAGGCCAACCACGACTCCGTCACCGACGGTGACAAACTTGTGCAGCACGCCCTCGATACGTTCGGCCGTGTGGATGTCGTGGTGAATAACGCCGGCATCCTGCGGGACAAGACCTTTCACAAAATGGACGACAGCGACTGGGACCTGGTTTACCGCGTTCACGTCGAGGGCGCCTACAAGGTTACCCGCGCCGCCTGGCCACACATGCGCGAGCAAAACTATGGTCGCGTGATCTTCACCGCGTCGACTTCGGGTATCTATGGCAACTTCGGTCAATCCAACTACGGCATGGCCAAGCTTGGCCTCTATGGCCTGACCCGTACACTGGCCATCGAAGGCCGCAAGAACAACATCCTGGTCAACGCCATCGCCCCCACCGGCGGTACCCGCATGACTGAAGGCTTGATCCCGCCGCAAGTGTTCGAACAACTCAAACCGGAACTGGTCAGCCCATTGGTGGTGTATCTGGCCAGCGAGCAGTGCCAGGAAACCTCCGGGCTGTTCGAGGTCGGTGGCGGCTGGATGGGCAAGGTGCGCTGGGAGCGCAGCCTGGGCGCCGGGTTCGATCCGCGGGTCGGTTTCTCACCGGAAGATGTCGCGGCGCATTGGCAGCAGATCTGCGATTTCGAAGGCGCGGCGCATCCGAAGGACAACATTGAAGCGCTGAAGGAAATGATGGAGAACTTGCAGAAGTACTCCCTATGA